The genomic window CGAATTGCATAGCAGGTGGCTGAATCACTCAGACACCAGGACGCCCATTTATAAGTGTTTATTGAACTTTAAACGAAAGATTAATGATGATAACGATGTGTAATCTAATCACACTTAAACCCATAATTTTATCTACTAAAGTCCTAATCAAATTTGGCACAACCACATCAACCATGAAATAGGTATTATTAAAATGGTTCAAGAATTCATTTGAAACTTTGTAAAATGACGTAAAAGCAGCAACTCAGATTTAAACCAGACaggtcacaaaattaaaaatgaggtgAGCTGCTCCGTACAGCAAAGCGATCCATTTTCCCCGTTATCCTCCTTCACACCGGCCATCAATCAGGGACTTTGATGTGTCACACTCACATAATTCCCCCCACCAGACAGTTGCATGAATGCCAAATACGTACAAAGTACCAATATAGGGAATTTAAAACTCATTACTCACTTGTTGCATATTTGTGCATTGCATCTATTGCAATAGATATCATGGCACACCATTAAGCACTTATGAGCTTATGGGGActaatgagagaggagagagataagAGGGGAGTCAAGGTGGGgaacagaaaaaagggaacGAACAGGAATGCAGGTCTGGTAGGCATACATAGACACATTAGAGGATAAGGTGTGTTTGAGATGTGGCCCTGCTCCTGAGCTAAAATACCCTCGGTAAAGTTCAGCTGTCACATCTCTGTTTAAACCTGTTTCCTTGCAGGTGGGATGGCAGAGATCACTCCAACCAGGGCTTCATCCCTTCTGCCTTCTCAGGTCAGCCCTGCCGCTCCAGAATGCCCTCCAGCGCCCCCTTGTGTCAAGATTGAGAGAGAGATTCATAGCCAGGTCCACTTTGACTTCTCCCCACACAGATTTTTTACTTAATGTTTGTTCGGCttagtgtgtcagtgtgttgtgtagGATCTTCTGCATGTTCTGTTTACATAACTATTGGGATGTTCAGTAGATATTAATGCCAGCATACTTGGTCTGGGTTGCATGTGGCTTGGctaaaataaatgcttgttgCTCTGTTAATCCTTTATTTAATATGTGTCCaacatatttttagttttgattaagTCAGTTTTGTTGCAGACCAACAGTTTGGACATAGAGGGGTGTGGGAGGTCGGGTAAAGTGTAGTTCTACATATCCTTTTTCTAAGTATGCATACATGTTCATGATTGTGTTGATTCAGGCATGATCACCTACCAACACACGTAAGCCTTTATTACAAGTTACAATTTCATCATTATGTACTCaaccccatgctgatggaaagttggagTTCACAAAATGTCTGGAGGTTCACGGCAAAACAGTAAATAGTAGAtgagttttcattttacagttaacTTATCAAGTGTTACACAGAAATGTTACTCGTTACTTATTAACTATAAGTATAAAAGTCACTATATTGTTCATGATAATTactgcacaaacagacactttatTCATTACAAGGGAGACTAAAGTATAGACTGTTCATCTCCAGTGTTACATGATTATAACTGAGTCTGTACACTTCATTTTATGGTCTGTTAACAActcaataaaagaaagaaaatgcatcCTCTCCATAAGTAGTCTTTATTGTAAGTGCATTCTGGTGGTTCTTTCAGGTGgagatgacaaaaaacatgttttcaataATGTAATTAAGCTATATGGCCTATTACACAGTGCATGAGTGGTGGGAATGCATTTCTAaaagtcaatcaatcaatcagtcaatctttatttgtatggtgcttttcatacagaaaagtagctcaaagtgcctcacagagattaaaacaactacagaaaaagagaaacagcaaacaaaatcaaGAGAAGAACATTAGAGgaacccaaccctcccaccccctcagacgtgcacagagacatacacaaaaacatacacacactcacacatatgcacgcagacacacacactcacacccacacatacactagCTGTCACTACagacatggctgggcagcgagacctgagacgtggaggaagctacctttggggggCCAACCACACTGAGAGAGATCACTGTCCAGGGCCACAGGGAGCACAGatacagagaccaccccaacctgggcagacaggaggccccacaccaaggtgcagagccctctggtcacccaggCCGGAGctgtccatgggacagcaccccccgcggccagaccagagacaactcccagtctggcaggcccccatgaggaaacactggagattaaaaactgacagactaaaacagtcgaataaagcaaaaagcacagAGAGTAAAAACATGAAGGACGAAAACATGCTCTGAGTAGCACGGCATAAAAGGgattaaaaagaatttaaatttcaattaaaagcctggttaaaaaggtgggtcttgagcctctttttaaaaacctctacagtctctgcgaccctgaggctctctggcaggctgttccacagtcggggcccataacaactgaaagccgcctccccgtgcttttttgaactGACCTGTGGTGGTTAAAGggccggtgccggaggacctcagggtccgcgggggctgatagactaaaagcaggtcagataaataagaaggcccgagaccgttaagacatttaaaaactagtaaaagaaccttaaaatcaatcctgaaatgcacagggagccaatgaagtgactttaaaaccggtgtaatgtgctcccgccctctggtcctcgtcagcactcgtgcagctgagttttgtaatgaTTGTAAgttcgaaatgctctttttgggaaggccagagagcagagcattacaatagtctaaacagcaagagataaaagcatgcatcagcacctctgTGAACACCAGCTCAGTACTATGGAACAAGAatattttcagaatcagaaagaATTATTTCAAGCTGAATATTCACAAGACATTCAATTCTGTACGCAGTACTGCACGAGTTTGAAAAGGGGTTGGAATAGGCAAAGCTTACGTGTTTGGCCGTTCTCTGCCCAGAGTTTGATGAAGTGTTCAGCTTACTTCTTGCTCCCTAAAACaaacttaaatgtaaaagacattttgtgttaTGTCGGTCAAAATGGTTATAATATAGCAAAAGAGGATCATCCTAAATGTCGTTCTTTATtcaattgaaatgttttactggactttacagttttacagaaaTAAAGCAGGGATCACAGCCTGATCTGAACGTGTTCATCTGGTCCATTTATGTACAGGAAGTAAAAATAGTCTGTAATACACCAAGAGTGAACAAATAGCCAACGTCAAGCTCAAACATTGCACTGTTGTAATGGATGGAGAGGAAAGACATGTGACTCTTTTCCTTGCAACCAGGACTATTTTACCAGATCAAGAGGTGTTGCTTGGCTGTGGAGTCAACAAAACATCCCTTggtggagagggaagagggCTCTCATAgccgtgagtgtgtgtgagtgtgtgtgtgtgtgtgtgtgtgtgtgtgtgtgtgtgtgtgtgtgtgtgtgtgtgtgtgtgtgtgtgagagacagagagagagaagccgcTGCCTCATCAGAACTCCACCACACACATATGAGATGAGATGTGACAGTGGAGCGACTTGAACCTTAGTGAGTTATAAATCCACACGccacacactacaggatttaAAGTCGCAAATATTGAACATGTTCATTATTTACGATCTCTCCCTCCGACGCCTTCCGAGCGGATCTGACCAGGCAAAATCACTCTTAACACACCCCGCACCACAGGACAATCAGACACGATGTCCTTTGCAATCATCAGATGATCAGGCCTTTGCTGGCTTTGATCATAAGGGGGAAATTGGGACAAAAATCGGCCCGATCATCCTGTAGTGTGTACCCGCCTTGAGGacacaaaaaatctgatttttaactttttggACGCGAAACTAAATTTTCTCTCCAGCACATATGTTGCCCGAGTCCACATTCCCAAAAACACGTGTGCCAAAGGGGTCCAAGTTGTCACAAAAACCATCAGAAGGGTTCCATGTAAGGCTGTGCAGTGTAAGGCcacaaaaaaatcagatgtttaACTTTTTGGATGCAAAACTAAATTCTCTCTCCAGCACATTTGTTGACCAAGTTCTTGTGCCTATAAACACACGTGTCAGAGGAGTCCTAGTGGCCAGAAAACCCACAAAAACCATCAGAAAGGGtcctagctaactagctagcatcATTGGCttggttgttgtttggttgCCAACTGACAAATGCTGCTAGATAGCTAATCAACTGCCAACTGCTCTATGAGCCTCAGCTCCCCACAAGGAACCAGGTGGGAAAATAGCACTGACCTGATAGCAAGAAAGGACAAGAAGCTTACTTGCTTATCAGTTACAAGCTAAGAAACTGccttttttatgtgtgtgttttgctagCTACCTAGCTAGCATCATTGGCttggttgttgtttggttgCCATAGCAACATGGCCACTGaaactacagcagcagcagtaaggTACACATTACTCCTCCAGTTTTTTGAGTACCCTTAAGatataaaatcagaaaatggTAGAATAAAGTTCAAACATAGAATTCAAAGATAATATCCAGAGACTTTATATACTGACCACTTTAATAAAACTGATGTTACTACCAATCTGCTGTTTTACACTGAGCATATCACTGCATGGCATACAGCCACATCAAAGCACTACAGCTTCTACGTCAAGAGAGGAATGTGCAAGGGGAGACAAATTCAGATCTTTGAGGATGAAGATAAGTGCTAAGAGAGAAAGATATTGACCATCAACTTCTACCAAAATGGTACAGTCATGGTGCAAGGCAATGAAGATGCCCTTGGTTCGTTTGTGCAGAGCTTTCATACTCTGAAGAAGATAGCAGCATCTAAAAAGGATACAGGAAGCACTCTGAGCTCTGCCACCACCATACGCACTACATCAGCAGACAGCCAGGTCCAGAGCAGTACTCAAAGCTTCCCCATACCTGAGCCAATCAAGCAGCATCCAGAGCAGCACACCATCAgcctcctgagagacagactggCTCTGCTAGAGGTGGAGCTGACCGAGCTGAGAGAACAGCTACTCCCCACCAGCACCACAACACACCCTGACCTCCAGGAACAACTCAACCAAAATAAGCACCAGATGGACACTACTACACAAGAACTCAGGGAACAGATCTCCAACCTGCAGAAGGATAAACAGGCCCtcaacacagagctgagagaaacaaaagacatcGTGAGAAGAGAAATAGCGCAGATGAGAGACGACATGACGAGGGAATTATCAGCCGTCAGGTGGAACTACAACTACAGCACAGAACACAGACTGTAGAAATGCCCCCCAGCCTTCCAACTACTGAGCCCCCACCACTCAGTGAAGACGCAACAGAGGAAAGACCCCCAGCCCCCTGCCCCCCGCCCCATCTGGCACCTCACAACGCCAGACCAGCACCCTGAAAAAAGACACCGAGGTTGCTATTCTTATTGACTCAACCGGCAAAGTCATCCAAGAACAAAAGCTCTTCCCCAATATGAAAGTATCAAAGGTCTGGTGCCCCACAGCTGAGGCTGCACTCCAAATCCTTTCCCACCATGAATTTGACACACCAGGCCATATTCTGATCCACACTGGCACCAACAACCTGCATGAGGAGCAGGAAAAGGTTGGTAGTCTGGTCACCAATGTAGCAGAGGAAGCAGCGTCATCATTTCCAAACTCCCACATCACCATCTCTACCCTGCTACCCCGCAGAGACTTTCACCCCAGGACCATCCACAGGGTGAGCAGAGACATCACCAGAGGCTGTGCCTCGCTCCCTAATGTGCAAGTTGCACATCATCCAGCCATAACTCCTGAACACCTGCTTGACCACTACCATTTAAACAAGCAGGCAGTGGGCATATTTACCAAATCACTGAAGGATGTGGCACTGGGCCGTCAAAGCCTCCATCTCACACCAACCAGAGGAGTAGCCAGAACCTCAGTACCAACAGGACCCCATCTGGAGCCAAAGACCTCCCAGACATCCACCCAGACCCGGCTCACGCCACagacccccacctccaccactaTACCATCACTTCCAGCAGCAAAGGCAGACAGGCCCTGACTCAGCAGACAGAGTCACACCAAGCTCCACACAGCTATGCAGAGGCGCTCCAAAGACGAGTGGACCGAGAAGGGACGAACGGGATTAAACAACTCCTTCAGTATATCTGCACAAAACTGAACtagtgttcacacacacacacacacacacacacacacacaacctctgaAAAGGTAAAGAATGCCTATTGATATTTTATATCTttgaaaaaatacttttaactAGATATTGTTCAGTCATGTTGCATTTATACAATTCAGTGTTTGACTCTCTTGACAGTCCAGTTGTTTTCAACTGTTTTCAACTATTTGCTTTTCTTCCGGTCACCTGTCTTATACAATGAAATCCCTTTCAATATGCATGTGGAATATACAGGGCCTAAAATCGTCAACCTTCAGGTTGAAGAGTTTGTATGGATTCAGATCAGtctcataaataataaatgcacagCGAAAGACTCAccagtgtgttttgtgatttatatataaatgactctctacacacaaatatatttcaatgcacacacaaaaagttttcaatatatgtaaatgtaaaaaagtttcACTTATATTTTTCTGATCAtgattaatataaatgtaatataaatccacatatatgtatttaaattatatatttacatgttgttaCATTCATATACAATCCGCTGCACTTGCATTTAAAAATCGTTTTTCATTCGTAAAcgtgtctgtatatgtgtgtcaaGTTGTCTACATTTGTGTCTCAGCCAATGCAcgaatgcatttttttcagatggAACTGTCCGCAGCCAATGAGCTGTCGTTCTCattttcagccaatcacattagcttagcttcacGCGGGACGGTTACGCCCATCACATTTTGcggaggggtcagaggtcagcttcAAGATGGCGTCAGGAGGCAATTCTGTGGAATAAAGTGTGAGTAAAACATAACTAATTTAGCTTCTAACCTCCTTGTCATAAGCAACCAATGAATTGGTTTGCTAAGTTATAACATGAGCTGAGTTACTTCGAGAATGATTTGAAACCTTAGTCggtttaattgtgttttaagcTTGTAACTCCATAAGCTAGCGTTAGCCAGCTTTGCTCATGTGTAAAGTTTCCGCATGCTAACTAGGTGTTTCTACTTCTATGATGTATGAACTATAACGTTACCATTAGTGAAAGtaaagtgtctgtgtgacagGGTCTTACGCCTCGAGCCGAGGTAGCAGCACGGGCTTTGGTTCAGCTATTAGCGAGGGAACTGTCCGCGCCTTCAAGCGCATCCCAAGTTAGGGTAGCGACAGGACAGGGAGCCAAGTCAGCGGACCAGTCAGGGCTGGAGACAGCACCCAACCTGTCCCCAATAATGATGGTAGGCTGAGGCAGGCCATGAGAAGGTCATGGGTTTTATTAACTATCCCTATATTTCACATTACAATATCAAAACAGTGGTTTAAGGCCTGTTTATATGTAAACATCATTATTTGATGTTATGGTTGACGACATTTTTCCATAGTCTGCGTTTCTCTGTGTCCTGTTATGCTGCCATACAAACGATAACATTACCGAACAGCATGAACGTATTTTATACTCCTATTTAGTTATTAATAACTACAGTCTTTGAAAACGAGTTAAATATAAAACCTTCAACTAAAGCCATTTTCCTACATTTCCATTATTTATCAATATTGCTCTAGAATAAATAGACCATCTCTGGTTTtcctcacacatttttttgtaattcccACATCAGGCAATTCCCAAGTATGTTTGGAGATCAGCTGAGAGGTAAAAGGCGGTTCTTAGCCCTGCCACCTATTATTGTCAAAAGGACTGATTTCCATATCTGTGTCCTTTCAGTTCCCGCCTGAGGGCCCAGGGGAGCTGGAACTTGCTTATGCTGGCCTTGGGAAAAGGATTATTAGTACACACAGTGAGGTAatcatacatatatgtatatgaatatgtattaaaCAATATTGTACAATGTTCAATGACTGATGTTAATAACCTGCTGAATAGTTAATCATATCTCACTTTGATTTAAAGATTGTGGCTCTCCTTGAGGAGGagtttccaaaaccaaaattattaaaagaagGATGGATGTTCTTCAAATCTACAGGTAGCATTTTTCTCAACCAAAAATATagctataattttttttcacattcagagcCCCAGAGATGTGTTATGTGACATCCTGCTTTGAAATACCATTCATATTACACAAAGTGGTAGAGGACAGTACTAAAGTTGCCTGATATTAAtgcatgtatatttttacaatgttttgaaGGACCCTTGTGTTGTTCCTCTTTACATCTTAAACATAGGTGGGAGCAGACGTTGCAAGCTGTCCATAATCCCTACTGACAACGAGGGGTACTCCACAAGGCTCCTCAAATCAGTGTCCAACAACGGCAAAGACATAGTGTTTGTTGTTCCACTACAGGAGCAACTTTCCACCGAAGCGCTT from Acanthopagrus latus isolate v.2019 unplaced genomic scaffold, fAcaLat1.1, whole genome shotgun sequence includes these protein-coding regions:
- the LOC119015873 gene encoding uncharacterized protein LOC119015873 yields the protein MMFPPEGPGELELAYAGLGKRIISTHSEIVALLEEEFPKPKLLKEGWMFFKSTGGSRRCKLSIIPTDNEGYSTRLLKSVSNNGKDIVFVVPLQEQLSTEALPFDSPEFAKMPQSCCISCGSEMPLQRFAQSVSYHTQLVSSHLTQAHVVTADRPHPEEEEIVRDECDSAVSGAPPAEHDISQTRAAGPARPPSYSARTG